In Methanofollis aquaemaris, the genomic window ACGGTGCTGCCGACCAACTAGTCGCCTCTATATTAGGGCGTAAGGATCTGTCCAGAGACGAGATCGAGCGCCTGAAGCAGATTGTCAACAGTCTGGAATGAGGTGGCGGATATGTCGATTATAGGTATGACACTCTCCGCGTCTGTCCTCATTCTGGTGGTCGTGGTGATCCGTGCACTTTTTCTCCACAGAGTTCCGAAAATAACATTTTTGGCGCTGTGGGGTATTGTGTTGTGCCGCTTGCTCGTTCCGTTTTCCATACCGTCGCGGTTTAGCGTCTATACGCTGATAGACCGGGTGGGAAATATGTTTTCGGAACAGGTCGTGATTCCGATCTCGACGGCTGAAGGGATTCACTCTCTTGCTATCGCTTCAGAAACGCCCGCATCGTCAGTATCGTCTGCTCTGTTCGTCTCCCCCCTGACACTGGTATGGTTGGCCGGCATCTTCGCCTGTGCCCTGTTCTTCATCGCCACGCATGTACGATGTCGTCGAGAATACGGGATGGCGCTGCCGGTTGAGAGCGACCTTGTGGCTGCGTGGCAACAGGAACATCCGACACGGCGACCTGTGCAGGTCAGAGAGTCTGATAAAATTTCCGCTCCGCTGACGTACGGGATCATCAGGCCGGTGGTATTGTTGCCGAAATCAATGGATTATACCAACAAACGTCAGCTGCGGTATATCCTTGCCCATGAGTACACGCACGTCAGGCGGTTTGATACGCTGGCAAAGAGTCTGCTGGCTGCTGCGCTGTGCGTTCACTGGTTCAATCCTGTGGTGTGGGTGATGTATGTCCTTGCAAACCGGGATATCGAACTTGCCTGTGATGAAGCGATCGTGCGGACGTTTGGTGAGACGACGAGATCTGCGTATGCTCGTACCCTTATCACCATGGAGGAAAAGAAAAGCGGACTGACTACTTTATGCAACAACTTCAGCAGAAATGCGATTGAAGAAAGGATCGTGTCCATCATGAAAACAAAGAAAACGACGACTTTTGGTATTGTCCTGGCGTTGGTGCTTGTTGTTGGTACTGCAGCAGCATTTGCAACATCAGGGATATCACAGATCCAGAACGGAGATACGTCGGTTAACGCCGACGGAATCGCAATTGGAGATCACACCGATGGTATCACATATGTAGTCGTAGAAGGAAACGATCATCCGCAGACAATCCGAGATATCCCTGAGGAGCAGGATTTATTATCCAAATACGGTTCATATGGCATTTCTTTTGATGAAAATGATAAAATGTGTTTCGATGGTGACCTTGTCAGATACTTTTTGGATGGTGTCGAATTAGATGACAATACATCGGCTGTCTATTATGAATATCTAAATGCGGATGGTATGGTTGACGTCCATACAACGCGAAAAGTGATAGACAACGGTGATGGGAGTGTAAATCCTTTTGGTGGATTAATAGGAATTGAAAAATATAGCCAGGAGGAATATGCACAAAGAAACCTGTCTGATTTGAAAATGTTGTCTGGATCGGACACATATGTAGTAGAGGACGTATCGGGGGGGTCTGGACAGGGCGAATCAGTTGTACAGAGGTTTTCCAAGTATAAGAGATATGGAATTGAGTACAAAGAACGAGAAGGAGGCAGCGTTGGCAACGTCTATTATAACGGACAAATGGTACAGATATTTATAGACGAAAACAAATCGAGTGGAATATTTACCTATCGGTCTGTTGGTGGTGGTGAAATCGTTGTTCATACGATTTATGACGAAAATGGAAAGTTGATTGGAGTGGAAGAAGAATAAGTGACTGCTTCCTCTCCTCTCGTCAGGGGTATCCAGGGTTTTTTCAGCCTGGAGATTGCAGTTCCGATCTTGATAAAATTGGCTCTGTTGAATCCCTCTTCTGGAGTAATATGAAGAGCTGATCACACCCTTGCCCCTCCGTGATGGACCGGCAGAGGACGGAGACCCCCTCTGAACAATTCCCCGCCCGCCTTCCCCCCCTATCGCAATCCCCGGGGGCGATCCCCTTCCTTCGACCAGATTTCATCCGGCCTCCTCGCCGCTCTCCCACCGCAAAAAAAAGAGGAAAAAAATCCTCAGATAATATGCCCCGGAATATCTTCCGTCAGGTACCAATCACAGTACAGACAGTGCAGCCCCCGCTTCGTCACCTCGAACCTGCTCTTGATCGGTTCGTTGGTGTTGGAGATGCACCCCCGGTTCGGGCACCTGACCACGCCCAGGAGCACCTTCGGGATCTCGACCCCCATCTTCTCGCAGACTAGATAGTCCCTGATGATGTTGATCGTGGCCTGGGGAGCGATGAGGGCGATGCGGTCGACCTCCTCGGTGCAGAGTTCGCGGTCTGAGATCTTGACCACGTCCTTTCTGCCCGACTTCTCGCTCACCACATTGGTGGCGATGGAGAGACACTCGTCGGTCGTCCCGGTGATCCCGAGGATCTTGAGCACATTGAGGGCCTCGCCCGCGGTGATATGGTCGATCACCGTTCCGTTCCTGATCGGGCTGATCTGCAGCACCCGCGGTTCGTCTTTCATCCCATCACCTCCAGGAGGAGGGCCATCCTGATCGGGACGCCGTTCCTCGCCTGCTGGAAATATTTTGCGTGCGGGAGGGCGTCGACCCGGGAATCGATCTCGTCGACCCGCGGGAGGGGGTGAAGGACGATCATCTGTTCCTTCGCCTGTGTCAGGAGTTCGGGGGTGACCCGATAGCTCGAAGCCACCGCATAATACGAGGCCGAGTCGGGGAAGCGCTCCCGCTGGATCCTGGTGACATACATCACGTCGAGTGCCCGCGTGAACTCACCGATCTCGTCGTGGACGACGATCTCGACACCCCGCTCGCGCAGTTCCTCGACGACGTTGGGCGGCATCTCCAGGCCCTCGGGGGCGAGGGTGTGGATGGTGACGTCGTACTGCGTCAGGGCGTAGGCGAGCGAGTGGGCTGTCCGCCCGTACCGCAGGTCGCCGAGGAGTCCCACATCGATCCCTTCGAGCGGCATCGCCTGCCTGATCGTGTACAGGTCGATGAGCGTCTGGGACGGGTGCTGCCCGGCACCGTCGCCGGCGTTGAGGACCGGGACCGAGGCAAACTCGCTGGCCAGTTGTGCCGCCCCCTCCTTGGGGTGACGGAGCACGATCGCGTCGGCATACCCGCTCACCACCCTGATGGTGTCGGCGAGGGTCTCGCCCTTCACGACCGAACTCACCTCCACGCCGCCCATGTCGATGGAGGCCCCGCCGAGCCTGGCCATCGCCGCCTCGAACGACATCCTCGTCCTGGTCGAGGGCTCGAAGAAGAGCACCCCGAGGATCTTGTCCTCCAGGGCCTTCGGGTCATAGTTGCCCTGGTCGATCGTCTCTGCCCGATCGAGGAGGGCGTCGATCTCCTTCTTCTCAAACTCCTTGATTGAGATGATGTGCTGCCGCATCTTACCGCCTTGCAATCGTGATATAACCTGAGTGTCCGACCCGCGTCGACGGTCTGGTGCCGCGCTTGCCCCGCGTCATCTCCCGCTCCATGCACTCATAGGTGTGCACCTCTGAGAAGAGCGTTGCGGCGGCGTCATAGGCCGCGTTCATCCCCTCGATGAAGGGGGTGTAGCAGGCGAGGTACCCGCCCGGCACCAGGAGGGCGCGGGCGCGGGCGACATGGTCGTAGGTGACCGGGAGGTCGAGGTGGACGATGTCGAAGCATTCCTCTCCTTCCACGTCGAGGACATCGCAGGCCCGCACCTCAACGTTCTCAAGCCCGGCATCTCTGATATTTTTCTCGGCCCGCGTCGCAAACTCGGGCCTGATCTCGCAGGTGACGACCGACCGGGCGATCCCGCCAAAATAGATCGCCGCGATCCCGCTCCCGGTCCCCGCGTCCAGAACGACGTCGTTCTTGTTCATGCCGGTGTAGGCGATGACCATCCCGATGTCCTTGGGGAGCATCGGGGCCCCGGTCCGGGAGGCATGGTTGAAGAAATCGGTGGCTTTCGGTCGCCTGACCGTGAACTCGTGCCCCAGGTGAGTGGCGGCGATGCTCCCGTACGCGGCCCCGACCAGGGCTTCGAGGTCGAGGATCCCCAGGTCGGTGGAGAGGGTGCCCTCGCCGGCACGTACATAGTACTCCCGCTTGTTCGAGACGAGGAGCAGCCGCTCCCCTGCCTGGATCATGCGCCGCTCAGCCGCATGATCGCCTCGGCGATGTCGCCGTTGGTGGCGGTGAGCGCCTCTTTTGCGGCTTCTGCAGAGGCGTTGGTCTGGACCATTACCAGTTTGACGTCTTCTTCGGGGATCTCGACGGCCGCCGGTTCGAACCGCGCCTCGCCGTTGATCTGGTAGGTGGTGGTCCCCTGCATGATCGTGGCGACGACCTCGGCCTCGTCGAAGACATAGTCCCCTTTCTCGGTCTCGATGACGACCCGCTTGACATCTTCAAGCGTCTCCATCTGCATGCCGAGCTGCTTCATCATCTGCTTCATCTTTTTTGGATTGATCTTACCGCCTGGAAACACGTTTACTTCCCTCCTTTCCGTACTTTTACCGCTACTCCGTAATCAAATGCCATCATCTCGTCGCCCGAGAGGGCGGCCTCGCCGGTGCCGAGAAGGTCGTCGCCCTCCCGCACCACCAGCACCTCGTCGCCTGGGCGGATCCCGGGGTCGGCGGCGACGACGTGTTTGGAAAAGGCGTTCTTCCCCTGCGCCACGAACTCGGCGGCGTCCTCCATCACCACGACCCGGTAGGCCGGGGCCGGGATGGCGGCCCGGAGCCGTCGGGCTCCTTCGATCCCGAGGGTGAACCGTCCGTCCTGGGCCCTGACCGTGACGAGCCGCTGATTTTCTAGCATCACCTGTCTGACCCGTTTGGTCTTCGACCTGACGAACCGGCACCCTTCAGGGAAGAGGGCTTCGCCTGCCCCCCGTCCGAACTGGAAGTCGGCGATGGTCCGGACCTGCTCCAGCGCGCGCGCTCCTGATCTTCCTATCACAACACACAGACTCCTGTACCAGATCCTGACATGCATGCCCCGCGGGGCTGGTCGGTCAGTACTTGTGTTTCAGCCGATATAATGCATCCGTGGGTCAGGCCTGACCCCGGGTGCGTTGCCGCCCGATGCACGCGTCCACCAGGCCGAGAAACTCCTCTTCCGCTTCCCTGGGGATATACGCACCCGCAGCGATGGCGTGGCCGCCGCCCGCCCCCCCGAAGGGTGCGGCCGCCTCGATGAGTGCCGCCTGGAGGTCGAGGCCAGCCCCGACCATCCGGTCGGTCGCCCGCATCGAGACTTTGGTGAGCGAGGGATCTTCGGGGAGCGAGCACATCACCAGGACCGGTTTGTCCTGGTTGAGTTTGGAGAGGGCCATTCCCGCGCCGATCCCGACGACGGTGTCGGGGAAGCGGTCGCCCACATGGATGTACTGGACCGCCCCGAGTTCTTCCACGCCGGTCTTGAGGATATAGTGCATCAACTCCTTGATCGTCGCCCGGTGGTGGGTGAGCATGTGCTCGGCCTCCCGGAGGGCGACGCCCCGGTCGTCGGCACAGACCGCGGCCCCGATCTCGGGCCTGGCCCACCGCCCGCAGGCGTTGAGGAGGGTCGAGAATTCGGCGGCATTGCGAAGTGCGGTCTGGGGTGCCTCGTCGGGGAAGAGGTAGAGTTCGGCGGTGAGTTTCTCGACGTCCCCACCGTCGGCGACGACCTGCTCGGTGAGGGCCGAGGTGATGGTCTGGCGCTCGCTGTCGTCGAGGTCTTCCCAGACCCGCCATCGTCCGCTATCGGTTCTGGTCCGGATCCCGTGAAGTTCCAGGAACCGGCGGGCGCCCTGGGGGTTGCCGGTCACGCCCCGCACCGGGGTCTCGTCGCTGTAGGCAAGACAGATGTGGAGGGGGCGGGTGGAGATCCCGAAGAGGTTGAGGTCGCGCCTGGCGGTCACGTTCCCGTACTCGATCCCGTCCCCGGCGATCTCTCTGGCCGGGCCGATGAGCCCGCAGTCTTCTCTGGCCATCATGTCGCCGACATTCCCGATGACCGCGAGTTTGGCAAGGTCGCGGTTGTCGGCGTCGATCGCCCTGGCGACGAGGTACGCCGCCCCGGCGGCCGAGAACTTGGTGTGGCCGTACGGGAGGGCGTTCACCTGGAGGTAGGGGGTGTCGACCTCCTGTGAGACGTGGTGGTCGACGATCACCACTTCGTCCTCGGCGAGGCCGTGCTCTTCGAGGAGGTTTTGTTGTCCTGCCCCGAGGTCTGAGAAGACCTTGAGGCTGTCGTCCTTCGGGACGCGGTGCATCATCAACGGCTCGAGCTGCCGGAGAAAGACCGGGGTCGCCATCACCCCGGCACGGGTAATGGCCTGCATCAGCACCGAAAGGCTGGTGATCCCGTCGGCGTCGATATGGGAGATGACGGTCACCTCGTCGGCGTTCAGGATCCGGTCTGCGGCCTCGCGCACCTCGCCCTCAAGAGTCATGGCTGTATGTACCTTGTCGCTGTCATTTAGTTCATTGGATCGGGGTCTGGTTCTGGGAAAAATAGTTGTGGTGAATTTTTATTCCGGGGTGTGAATGGTGGGAAGGCGAGTGATCCGACGTGCCGTCCTCCATCGTAGGATCTTCACCGCAATCTCGCGCCGGGGTGCTACGTACCCCCTCGCCGCCCTGTCGCGATTGAGAGGGGTCAGGGATCTCTCCATCTCCTGAAGAACTGCTATGAAAAATGTTCATGCGGTACGCCTGGGGCGTGCTCTCGACTCTGATACACCAGAGCCAAAATTATCTATGGAGGAACCGCGAAAAAGGACGCTTTGAGAAGGTTAGATCATGGACTTCAGGGAGTTGCAGGAGTTTTGTGAGACCGGGACGATCACGCCCGGACGGATGCGTGCGGTGGATAAAAATTCCATGGCCCTCGGGGTCTCGGGTCTCCAGTTGATGGAGGCGGCCGGGTGTGCCGTCGTTGCGGCG contains:
- a CDS encoding nascent polypeptide-associated complex protein encodes the protein MKQMMKQLGMQMETLEDVKRVVIETEKGDYVFDEAEVVATIMQGTTTYQINGEARFEPAAVEIPEEDVKLVMVQTNASAEAAKEALTATNGDIAEAIMRLSGA
- a CDS encoding single-stranded-DNA-specific exonuclease RecJ, which codes for MTLEGEVREAADRILNADEVTVISHIDADGITSLSVLMQAITRAGVMATPVFLRQLEPLMMHRVPKDDSLKVFSDLGAGQQNLLEEHGLAEDEVVIVDHHVSQEVDTPYLQVNALPYGHTKFSAAGAAYLVARAIDADNRDLAKLAVIGNVGDMMAREDCGLIGPAREIAGDGIEYGNVTARRDLNLFGISTRPLHICLAYSDETPVRGVTGNPQGARRFLELHGIRTRTDSGRWRVWEDLDDSERQTITSALTEQVVADGGDVEKLTAELYLFPDEAPQTALRNAAEFSTLLNACGRWARPEIGAAVCADDRGVALREAEHMLTHHRATIKELMHYILKTGVEELGAVQYIHVGDRFPDTVVGIGAGMALSKLNQDKPVLVMCSLPEDPSLTKVSMRATDRMVGAGLDLQAALIEAAAPFGGAGGGHAIAAGAYIPREAEEEFLGLVDACIGRQRTRGQA
- a CDS encoding PUA domain-containing protein yields the protein MIGRSGARALEQVRTIADFQFGRGAGEALFPEGCRFVRSKTKRVRQVMLENQRLVTVRAQDGRFTLGIEGARRLRAAIPAPAYRVVVMEDAAEFVAQGKNAFSKHVVAADPGIRPGDEVLVVREGDDLLGTGEAALSGDEMMAFDYGVAVKVRKGGK
- a CDS encoding M56 family metallopeptidase produces the protein MSIIGMTLSASVLILVVVVIRALFLHRVPKITFLALWGIVLCRLLVPFSIPSRFSVYTLIDRVGNMFSEQVVIPISTAEGIHSLAIASETPASSVSSALFVSPLTLVWLAGIFACALFFIATHVRCRREYGMALPVESDLVAAWQQEHPTRRPVQVRESDKISAPLTYGIIRPVVLLPKSMDYTNKRQLRYILAHEYTHVRRFDTLAKSLLAAALCVHWFNPVVWVMYVLANRDIELACDEAIVRTFGETTRSAYARTLITMEEKKSGLTTLCNNFSRNAIEERIVSIMKTKKTTTFGIVLALVLVVGTAAAFATSGISQIQNGDTSVNADGIAIGDHTDGITYVVVEGNDHPQTIRDIPEEQDLLSKYGSYGISFDENDKMCFDGDLVRYFLDGVELDDNTSAVYYEYLNADGMVDVHTTRKVIDNGDGSVNPFGGLIGIEKYSQEEYAQRNLSDLKMLSGSDTYVVEDVSGGSGQGESVVQRFSKYKRYGIEYKEREGGSVGNVYYNGQMVQIFIDENKSSGIFTYRSVGGGEIVVHTIYDENGKLIGVEEE
- the pyrB gene encoding aspartate carbamoyltransferase; this translates as MRQHIISIKEFEKKEIDALLDRAETIDQGNYDPKALEDKILGVLFFEPSTRTRMSFEAAMARLGGASIDMGGVEVSSVVKGETLADTIRVVSGYADAIVLRHPKEGAAQLASEFASVPVLNAGDGAGQHPSQTLIDLYTIRQAMPLEGIDVGLLGDLRYGRTAHSLAYALTQYDVTIHTLAPEGLEMPPNVVEELRERGVEIVVHDEIGEFTRALDVMYVTRIQRERFPDSASYYAVASSYRVTPELLTQAKEQMIVLHPLPRVDEIDSRVDALPHAKYFQQARNGVPIRMALLLEVMG
- a CDS encoding methyltransferase domain-containing protein, whose amino-acid sequence is MIQAGERLLLVSNKREYYVRAGEGTLSTDLGILDLEALVGAAYGSIAATHLGHEFTVRRPKATDFFNHASRTGAPMLPKDIGMVIAYTGMNKNDVVLDAGTGSGIAAIYFGGIARSVVTCEIRPEFATRAEKNIRDAGLENVEVRACDVLDVEGEECFDIVHLDLPVTYDHVARARALLVPGGYLACYTPFIEGMNAAYDAAATLFSEVHTYECMEREMTRGKRGTRPSTRVGHSGYITIARR
- the pyrI gene encoding aspartate carbamoyltransferase regulatory subunit, coding for MKDEPRVLQISPIRNGTVIDHITAGEALNVLKILGITGTTDECLSIATNVVSEKSGRKDVVKISDRELCTEEVDRIALIAPQATINIIRDYLVCEKMGVEIPKVLLGVVRCPNRGCISNTNEPIKSRFEVTKRGLHCLYCDWYLTEDIPGHII